A genomic window from Streptomyces sp. MST-110588 includes:
- a CDS encoding transposase, which yields MAHRVRRRGRPRRAARPGRGPHRRRRPGLAVHHTADLAKKDPPRCHRHVATYRAAIRTGLPDATVVVDHFHVVQLANKMLSMVRGHTTAEMRGRRGRASDPEWKARRRLLRNREGLTDEQFTTMWNPLPAEGKIGRTLLTARIAKESLCNLLVLARTGANRHRIGHARRKFLTWCAGADTPEARQLATRGPLVDRDRSIHRHRPHQRQERRDQPCEQARRPRRLRVPQRRQPTPAHTVRHHPPSPRAPPHRSTSKAWLVR from the coding sequence GTGGCACACCGGGTTCGTCGCCGCGGCCGGCCGCGGCGGGCTGCTCGGCCAGGTCGAGGGCCGCACCGTCGCCGACGTCCTGGCCTGGCTGTCCACCACACCGCTGACCTGGCGAAAAAGGATCCGCCACGTTGCCATCGACATGTCGCCACCTACCGTGCCGCGATCCGCACCGGCCTGCCCGACGCCACCGTCGTGGTCGACCACTTCCACGTCGTCCAACTCGCCAACAAGATGCTCTCCATGGTCCGTGGCCACACCACCGCCGAGATGCGCGGACGCCGCGGACGCGCCAGCGACCCGGAGTGGAAGGCGAGGCGGCGTCTGCTGCGAAACCGCGAGGGCCTCACCGACGAGCAGTTCACCACCATGTGGAACCCGCTGCCGGCCGAAGGGAAGATCGGCCGCACCCTGCTGACCGCGCGGATCGCCAAGGAGTCCCTGTGCAACCTCCTCGTACTGGCCCGCACCGGCGCCAACCGCCACCGCATCGGCCACGCCCGGCGGAAGTTCCTGACCTGGTGCGCAGGCGCCGACACTCCCGAGGCCCGCCAGCTCGCCACCCGTGGACCGCTGGTGGACCGAGATCGCAGCATTCATCGACACCGGCCACATCAACGCCAAGAGCGAAGGGACCAACCGTGTGAGCAAGCTCGTCGCCCGCGCCGCCTTCGGGTTCCGCAACGCCGACAGCCAACGCCTGCGCACACGGTGCGTCACCATCCGCCGAGCCCGCGGGCGCCTCCGCACCGCTCAACTTCGAAGGCCTGGCTTGTTCGGTGA
- a CDS encoding VWA domain-containing protein, translated as MGIRSLLRNAFGRSKETREEPDAAPDGVKAPGSAAIPEAREEAGAKTKDRESGLPAARSAPADPPAPTLPSQSTPPHHSTASQPEEPATSPASDLVTQAFDTPTPDSKPETEPEAALEPKAQPEPQVVPEPKVQPEPKAEPELRAEAEPQAEADPEPQPTSLSPLSPVSLTKAEKVEKQAPGLVSLYKAAAVTLEKRGLATQRAAVYLVLDRSGSMRNYYKDGTVQHLAEQALGLSANLDDDGTVPVIFFSTDVDGTADLDLTNYEGRIEELHAGLGHMGRTNYHWAINAVVEHYEKSGATDPAFVIFQTDGAPTSRPAAEKALCEAAKLPIFWQFVGFGDPDAKGFDFLRKLDDLAVPEKRVVDNAGFFHAGRDPRALADSELYQQLMIEFPEWLTEARTAGILNN; from the coding sequence ATGGGCATTCGGAGTCTGCTGCGCAACGCTTTCGGCCGCTCAAAGGAGACCCGCGAGGAACCGGACGCGGCACCGGACGGCGTGAAGGCGCCGGGCTCGGCAGCCATTCCGGAAGCCCGCGAGGAAGCCGGCGCCAAGACGAAGGACCGCGAATCCGGCCTCCCCGCCGCCCGCAGCGCACCGGCCGACCCGCCGGCCCCCACCCTCCCCTCCCAGAGCACTCCGCCCCACCACTCCACCGCCTCCCAGCCCGAAGAGCCGGCGACTTCCCCGGCCTCCGACCTCGTGACCCAAGCCTTCGACACCCCCACCCCGGATTCGAAGCCCGAAACCGAGCCGGAGGCGGCCCTTGAGCCGAAGGCGCAGCCCGAACCGCAGGTGGTCCCCGAGCCGAAGGTGCAGCCTGAACCGAAGGCGGAGCCCGAACTGCGGGCGGAGGCCGAACCGCAGGCGGAGGCCGACCCCGAGCCGCAGCCCACCTCGCTCTCCCCCCTCTCCCCCGTCTCCCTCACCAAGGCCGAGAAGGTCGAGAAGCAGGCCCCCGGCCTCGTCAGCCTCTACAAGGCCGCCGCCGTCACCCTGGAGAAGCGCGGCCTGGCCACCCAGCGCGCCGCCGTCTACCTGGTCCTGGACCGCTCCGGCTCCATGCGCAACTACTACAAGGACGGCACCGTCCAGCATCTCGCCGAGCAGGCCCTCGGCCTCTCCGCCAACCTGGACGACGACGGCACCGTCCCCGTCATCTTCTTCTCCACCGACGTCGACGGCACCGCCGACCTGGACCTGACCAACTACGAGGGCCGCATCGAGGAGTTGCACGCGGGCCTGGGCCACATGGGCCGTACGAACTACCACTGGGCCATCAACGCCGTGGTCGAGCACTACGAGAAGTCCGGCGCCACCGACCCCGCCTTCGTCATCTTCCAGACCGACGGCGCCCCCACCTCCAGGCCCGCCGCCGAAAAGGCCCTCTGCGAGGCCGCGAAACTCCCCATCTTCTGGCAGTTCGTCGGCTTCGGCGACCCCGACGCCAAGGGCTTCGACTTCCTGCGCAAACTCGACGACCTCGCCGTCCCCGAAAAGCGCGTCGTCGACAACGCCGGTTTCTTCCACGCCGGCCGCGACCCCCGCGCCCTCGCCGACTCCGAGCTCTACCAGCAACTGATGATCGAATTCCCCGAGTGGCTCACCGAAGCCCGCACCGCCGGCATCCTCAATAACTGA
- a CDS encoding helix-turn-helix domain-containing protein, with product MTESIAQRPAGARIIVRLRQAAGHRVREAGSTVIQAARDLHLSWPTVMAAFRTTAREVVDAPLPEVTVLSIDEARRGKTR from the coding sequence TTGACCGAGAGCATCGCCCAGAGACCGGCCGGTGCGCGGATCATTGTCCGGCTGCGCCAGGCAGCCGGACACCGGGTACGGGAGGCAGGCTCCACGGTCATCCAGGCCGCCCGTGACCTGCATCTGTCCTGGCCGACGGTGATGGCCGCCTTCCGTACAACGGCGCGCGAGGTGGTCGACGCCCCGCTGCCCGAGGTGACGGTGCTGAGCATCGACGAGGCCCGCCGGGGCAAGACGAGGTGA
- a CDS encoding RHS repeat domain-containing protein yields the protein MRITQVTNPQGLTWNYAYDGAGRLSSEADFDDRVLAYIHDAAGRLTTRTDALGQATTYTPSATSPRRKPRASSPPTRTTPPATAPTCRPPATHSPSTTTPSAEKPPATSPTPSPSSTSGTPSAA from the coding sequence CTGCGCATCACTCAGGTCACCAATCCCCAGGGCCTGACCTGGAACTACGCGTACGACGGCGCCGGACGCCTGAGCTCCGAGGCCGACTTCGACGACCGCGTCCTCGCCTACATCCACGACGCGGCGGGCCGACTCACCACGCGCACTGACGCGCTGGGCCAGGCCACCACCTATACCCCCTCAGCCACCTCGCCGAGAAGAAAGCCGCGGGCCTCGTCACCACCTACGCGTACGACCCCGCCGGCAACCGCACCCACATGTCGGCCTCCGGCCACCCACTCACCTTCGACCACGACGCCATCGGCAGAGAAACCACCCGCCACCTCACCGACACCCTCCCCCTCATCCACAAGTGGGACCCCATCGGCCGCCTAA
- a CDS encoding RHS repeat-associated core domain-containing protein, which translates to MAYTPLRFSGQYFDFETQLRYNLQRYYAAEAGRDLSNDPLRSPPHQTSAAM; encoded by the coding sequence ATGGCGTATACGCCGCTGCGGTTTTCGGGGCAGTACTTCGATTTTGAGACTCAACTTCGCTACAATCTGCAACGCTATTATGCGGCCGAAGCCGGGCGAGACCTGTCGAACGACCCTCTCCGCTCGCCCCCGCACCAAACGTCAGCAGCTATGTAG
- a CDS encoding MFS transporter: METVRSASGGDPRRWWGLVVIALAQLMVVLDATIVNIALPSAQRELGISDTNRQWVITAYTLAFGGLLLLGGRIADLAGRKRTFMIGLVGFAVASALGGAATGQGLLFGARALQGVFGALLAPTALSLLTTTFTDGRERGKAFGIYGAIAGGGAAIGLIAGGLLTEYLDWRWCLYVNVPVALIALVGAVVFLRDRVGRSHRARLDVPGVVLGCGGLVAIVYGCSEAQPRGWDDGLVVGMLVGGVVVLGAFMWWQTRAPGPLLPLHIVRDRNRAGAFLTMALATIAMFGMFLFMTYYFQVVLGYSPVKTGLAYLPMTVSIIVGSTQVSARLLHHLPPRALMVPGGLLAAAGLFLLTFLTAEPAYVSHVLPAEILVGLGMGLIFMPVMATATAGVAPRDSGVTSATVNTAQQVGGSIGTALLNTIATSASTAYIGSHLAASAAHTGGRVPRGVRDGVVKDGVVHGFTVAIGWGAAIMLLAAVVAGLMVAAGAPKHDAGAGAAEDAPGAADVSPR; the protein is encoded by the coding sequence GTGGAGACCGTTCGTAGCGCTTCTGGGGGCGATCCGCGGCGGTGGTGGGGGCTTGTTGTTATTGCGCTGGCGCAGTTGATGGTGGTGCTGGATGCGACCATCGTCAACATCGCGTTGCCGTCGGCGCAGCGTGAGTTGGGGATTTCGGATACCAATCGGCAGTGGGTCATCACTGCGTACACGCTTGCTTTTGGTGGGTTGTTGCTGCTCGGGGGGCGGATCGCGGATCTGGCAGGGCGGAAACGTACGTTCATGATCGGGCTGGTGGGGTTCGCGGTCGCGTCGGCGTTGGGTGGTGCCGCGACCGGGCAGGGGTTGTTGTTCGGGGCGCGGGCGTTGCAGGGGGTTTTCGGGGCGTTGCTGGCGCCTACCGCTTTGTCGTTGTTGACGACGACGTTCACGGATGGGAGGGAGCGGGGGAAGGCGTTCGGGATTTATGGGGCGATTGCCGGTGGTGGGGCGGCTATCGGGCTGATTGCGGGTGGGTTGCTCACCGAGTATTTGGACTGGCGGTGGTGTTTGTATGTGAATGTTCCGGTGGCGTTGATCGCGTTGGTCGGTGCGGTGGTGTTTCTGCGTGATCGGGTGGGGCGGAGTCATCGGGCGCGGCTGGATGTGCCGGGGGTCGTACTGGGGTGTGGTGGGCTGGTCGCCATCGTTTACGGGTGCAGTGAGGCGCAGCCGCGGGGGTGGGACGACGGGCTGGTGGTGGGGATGCTCGTGGGCGGGGTGGTGGTGTTGGGTGCGTTCATGTGGTGGCAGACGCGGGCGCCCGGTCCGCTGTTGCCGTTGCATATCGTTCGCGATCGGAATCGGGCGGGTGCATTCCTCACCATGGCGCTGGCCACCATCGCCATGTTCGGGATGTTTCTGTTCATGACGTATTACTTCCAGGTGGTGCTGGGTTATTCGCCGGTGAAGACCGGGTTGGCCTATTTGCCGATGACTGTGTCGATCATTGTTGGATCCACGCAGGTCTCGGCACGGCTGCTGCACCATTTGCCGCCTCGGGCCCTGATGGTTCCGGGAGGGCTGTTGGCGGCGGCGGGCCTGTTCCTGCTGACGTTCCTGACGGCGGAGCCCGCGTACGTGTCGCATGTGCTGCCCGCCGAGATCCTGGTGGGCCTGGGCATGGGCCTGATATTCATGCCGGTCATGGCCACGGCCACCGCCGGCGTCGCACCACGCGACTCCGGCGTCACCTCCGCGACCGTCAACACGGCGCAGCAGGTGGGCGGTTCCATCGGTACGGCGTTGCTCAACACGATCGCGACGTCGGCCAGTACGGCGTACATCGGCTCCCACCTGGCGGCGAGCGCGGCACATACGGGCGGCCGGGTGCCGCGGGGCGTACGCGACGGTGTCGTCAAGGACGGTGTGGTGCACGGGTTTACGGTTGCAATCGGGTGGGGCGCGGCGATCATGCTGCTCGCGGCGGTGGTCGCGGGCTTGATGGTGGCGGCCGGGGCTCCCAAGCACGATGCCGGTGCCGGGGCGGCGGAGGACGCACCCGGCGCTGCCGATGTGTCACCGAGGTGA
- a CDS encoding SseB family protein, translating to MALADEIAGMRAGNGNPAAMIGEFRRTPVLVPLADDSLMSAEWNGIRWLLAFSDEDALMRYAAGKGLAPGASWEYVTVRGARLLDVVIPAIEGPTGVALDAGSEHGMVFPPLKGIVPEAAALDRHENGDENGGRS from the coding sequence ATGGCATTGGCGGACGAGATCGCCGGCATGCGCGCAGGCAACGGAAACCCGGCCGCGATGATCGGAGAATTCCGGCGGACCCCCGTTCTGGTCCCGCTCGCCGACGACAGCCTCATGTCCGCCGAGTGGAACGGAATCCGCTGGCTCCTCGCCTTTTCCGACGAGGACGCACTCATGCGGTATGCCGCCGGGAAGGGCCTCGCACCCGGTGCCTCCTGGGAGTACGTGACCGTCAGGGGCGCCCGGCTCCTGGACGTGGTGATCCCCGCCATCGAGGGCCCGACCGGTGTGGCCCTGGATGCCGGGAGCGAGCACGGCATGGTCTTCCCGCCGCTCAAGGGCATAGTCCCGGAGGCCGCCGCACTGGACCGGCACGAGAACGGAGACGAGAACGGGGGCCGCTCGTGA
- a CDS encoding putative T7SS-secreted protein gives MGFGEIVGGIKDGIDSVAEKAGEVIDDVKETAGEAVEFATDKAADALEKAGAEGVADQVRTAGDDIADTLGAKVGERQLGETDDPKQLIHGDPAKINESASHLKDFFTALDGVGQGLRKLDTGGWKGKAADSFHEEFDAHPKQWMHAADACEAAGDALDAYADTVAWAQRQARAAIDKYQKAENTTKNAIEAYNSHISAYNSRVDAYNAAVEKNADPGSKPQKPGPFEDPGKEDREAARDILKHARSQRDAAAEKAQHAITLALVHAPTEPKFTDRLVLDGVDGMAAGSLHLMHFGGGLVKSGAETLKFARTLFPLDPYNISHPFQYFSNVSTTLMGLGGMALHPERLPKALLGSGWGSDPADATGNLIGNLFGGKGAGGFAKAAAKAGAKSTVKGAARGAMKRTADAARNLAREFNCKVLRREPVDIGTGRMILPQTDIQLPGSLPLAFSRTFESAYRAGRWFGPTWSSTADQRLEIDAEGVLLVGEQGQILAYPHPAVGVPTVPLDGTPRPLEQTPEGDYIVTDPSTGTRWFFSTYDEDLALLDEITDRRGHHITFDHDEHGTPTAITHSAGYRLLLTAEAGRITALHLAGAAPDGGDQLLMTYGYDEAGNLAAVTNSSGLPLRFGYDAEGRMTSWTDTNDSHFTFEYDDQDRCTFQTGAAGHLRSRFVYGERDPETGLRTTLQYDSHDQPTRYLVDDRLNVVAETDPTGATTRTERDRYDRVLSTTDPLGRTTRIEYDPVGRPTRITLPDGRHSTTTYDDHGNPVTTTGPDGTTWHQTYDARGNRTSITDPAGATTTYTYDRRGHISAVTDALGATTRIHCDPAGLPLTVTDPLGATTHYRRDRFGRVTSVTDPLGATTHFTWTVEGHLATRTDPTGATEHWTYDGEGNRTTHTDALNQTTHFEYTHFDTLTARTTPDGVRHTFTHDTELRLTQVTNPQGLTWDYAYDAAGRLTSETDFDNRVLTYTHDPAGQLTTRTDALSQVTTYTRDILGNITTKDAAGHITTYSYDPAGRLLRTSNPDATLTYTRDALGRVLTETVNGRTLSLTYDALGRRTSRTTPTGATTTYTYDAAGNRTTLTASGRTLTFEHDPTGRETTRHLPDTLTLTHQWDPTGRLTSQSLTSATTSPEAAPLLSRTYTYRPDGNLTAIDDSTRGHRTFDLDRAGRVTAVNAANWAETYAYDDAGNQTHATWPTNHPDPAAQGPRTYTGTRITRAGSIRYEHDALGRVTLRQKTRLSRKPDTWHYTWNPEDRLTTVTTPDGTIWHYTYDPLGRRTAKHRLTPDRTTTLESTHFTWDGPTLTEQSTTTPGSPQSLTLTWDHQDLTPLTQTERKLSTSGLPSAPQEVIDERFFGIVTDLVGTPTELVSSSGELVWRNTTTLWGCTSWNADATAYTPLRFPGQYFDPETQLHYNFYRHYDAFTSRYISADPLGLAPDDNNLSYVTNPHAWIDPLGLSPCEPPAVAETRAGKGSIVSDHPMPFNEALKAGADFLGEGYRELGKNTWVFRSADGLRQFRIDRDSLAGGHWPHVPHVHFEIYENGQAKKAFVNNHVPLTDY, from the coding sequence ATGGGCTTCGGAGAGATCGTCGGGGGCATCAAGGACGGCATCGATTCGGTCGCCGAAAAGGCCGGCGAGGTCATCGACGACGTCAAGGAGACGGCGGGCGAGGCCGTCGAATTCGCCACCGACAAGGCGGCCGACGCGCTGGAGAAGGCCGGCGCGGAAGGCGTGGCCGACCAGGTCCGTACCGCCGGTGACGACATCGCCGACACCTTGGGCGCGAAGGTGGGGGAGCGGCAGCTCGGCGAGACCGACGACCCGAAGCAGTTGATCCACGGCGACCCCGCAAAGATCAACGAGTCGGCCTCACACCTCAAGGACTTCTTCACCGCCCTCGACGGCGTGGGCCAGGGCTTGCGCAAGCTGGACACCGGTGGCTGGAAGGGCAAGGCGGCCGACAGCTTCCACGAGGAGTTCGACGCCCATCCCAAGCAGTGGATGCACGCGGCCGACGCCTGCGAGGCGGCCGGCGACGCGCTCGACGCGTACGCGGACACGGTCGCCTGGGCCCAGCGCCAGGCAAGAGCGGCCATCGACAAGTACCAGAAGGCCGAGAACACGACCAAGAACGCGATCGAGGCGTACAACTCCCACATCAGCGCGTACAACTCCAGGGTCGACGCCTACAACGCCGCCGTGGAGAAGAACGCCGACCCGGGTTCGAAGCCACAGAAACCCGGCCCTTTCGAGGACCCGGGCAAGGAGGACCGCGAGGCGGCCCGGGACATCCTCAAGCACGCCCGCAGCCAGCGCGACGCAGCCGCCGAGAAGGCGCAGCACGCGATCACGCTGGCGCTGGTCCACGCCCCCACGGAACCGAAGTTCACCGACCGGCTGGTGCTGGACGGCGTCGACGGGATGGCGGCAGGCAGCCTCCACCTCATGCACTTCGGCGGCGGCCTGGTCAAGTCCGGCGCCGAGACGCTGAAGTTCGCCCGCACCCTCTTCCCCCTGGACCCGTACAACATCTCCCACCCCTTCCAGTACTTCAGCAACGTCTCCACCACCCTCATGGGGCTGGGCGGCATGGCCCTTCACCCCGAGCGCCTGCCCAAGGCCCTGCTGGGCTCCGGCTGGGGCAGCGACCCGGCGGACGCGACGGGTAACTTGATCGGCAACCTGTTCGGCGGCAAGGGCGCGGGCGGATTCGCCAAGGCCGCCGCCAAAGCGGGTGCCAAGAGTACGGTCAAGGGCGCCGCACGCGGCGCGATGAAACGGACCGCGGACGCCGCCCGTAACCTCGCCCGCGAATTCAACTGCAAGGTCCTGCGCCGCGAGCCGGTGGACATCGGCACCGGCCGGATGATCCTGCCGCAGACCGATATCCAGCTCCCCGGCAGCCTGCCGCTGGCGTTCTCCCGTACCTTCGAGTCGGCCTACCGCGCGGGCCGCTGGTTCGGCCCCACCTGGTCGAGCACCGCCGACCAGCGCCTGGAGATCGACGCCGAGGGCGTCCTGCTGGTCGGTGAGCAGGGGCAGATCCTGGCCTACCCGCACCCGGCCGTCGGCGTTCCGACCGTACCCCTGGACGGCACTCCGCGCCCCCTGGAGCAGACCCCCGAGGGCGACTACATCGTCACCGACCCCTCGACCGGAACCCGCTGGTTCTTCAGCACGTACGACGAGGACCTCGCCCTCCTGGACGAGATCACCGACCGGCGCGGCCACCACATCACCTTCGACCACGACGAGCACGGCACCCCGACCGCCATCACCCACAGCGCCGGCTACCGCCTCCTCCTCACCGCCGAGGCCGGCCGCATCACCGCCCTCCACCTGGCGGGCGCCGCCCCCGACGGCGGCGACCAGCTCCTGATGACGTACGGATACGACGAGGCCGGCAACCTCGCCGCCGTCACCAACTCCTCCGGCCTCCCGCTGCGCTTCGGCTATGACGCCGAAGGCCGTATGACGTCCTGGACCGACACCAACGACAGCCACTTCACCTTCGAGTACGACGACCAGGACCGCTGCACCTTCCAGACCGGCGCCGCCGGCCACCTGCGCTCACGTTTCGTCTACGGAGAGCGGGACCCGGAAACCGGCCTGCGCACCACCCTCCAGTACGACTCCCACGACCAGCCCACCCGCTACCTGGTCGACGACCGCCTCAACGTCGTCGCGGAGACCGACCCGACCGGCGCCACCACCCGCACCGAACGCGACCGCTACGACCGCGTCCTGTCCACCACAGACCCCCTCGGCCGCACCACCCGTATCGAATACGACCCCGTCGGCCGCCCCACCCGCATCACCCTCCCCGACGGCCGCCACTCCACCACCACCTACGACGACCACGGCAACCCGGTCACCACCACCGGCCCCGACGGCACCACCTGGCACCAGACGTACGACGCCCGCGGCAACCGCACCTCGATCACCGACCCCGCCGGCGCCACCACCACCTACACCTACGACCGCCGCGGCCACATATCCGCCGTCACGGACGCCCTCGGCGCCACCACCCGCATCCACTGCGACCCGGCCGGCCTCCCCCTGACCGTCACCGACCCCCTCGGCGCGACCACCCACTACCGCCGCGACCGCTTCGGCCGCGTCACCTCCGTCACCGACCCCCTCGGCGCCACCACCCACTTCACCTGGACCGTCGAAGGCCACCTCGCCACCCGCACCGACCCGACCGGCGCCACCGAGCACTGGACCTACGACGGCGAGGGCAACCGCACCACCCACACCGACGCCCTCAACCAGACCACCCACTTCGAATACACCCACTTCGACACCCTCACCGCCCGCACCACCCCCGACGGCGTCCGCCACACCTTCACCCACGACACCGAACTACGCCTCACCCAGGTCACCAACCCCCAGGGCCTGACCTGGGACTACGCCTACGACGCCGCGGGCCGCCTGACCTCCGAGACCGACTTCGACAACCGCGTCCTGACCTACACCCACGACCCGGCCGGCCAACTCACCACCCGCACCGACGCCCTCAGCCAGGTCACCACCTACACCCGCGACATCCTCGGCAACATCACCACCAAGGACGCCGCCGGCCATATCACCACCTACTCCTACGACCCCGCAGGCCGTCTCCTCCGCACCAGCAACCCCGACGCGACCCTCACCTACACCCGCGACGCCCTCGGCCGCGTCCTCACCGAAACCGTCAACGGCCGCACGCTGTCCCTCACCTACGACGCCCTCGGCCGCCGCACGTCCCGCACCACGCCCACCGGCGCCACCACCACCTACACCTACGACGCCGCCGGCAACCGCACCACCCTCACCGCCTCCGGCCGCACCCTCACCTTCGAACACGACCCCACCGGCAGAGAAACCACCCGTCACCTCCCCGACACCCTCACCCTCACCCATCAGTGGGACCCCACCGGCCGCCTAACCTCCCAATCCCTCACCTCCGCGACCACCTCACCGGAGGCGGCTCCCCTCCTCTCCCGCACCTACACCTACCGCCCCGACGGCAACCTCACCGCCATCGACGACTCCACCCGAGGCCACCGCACCTTCGACCTCGACCGCGCAGGCCGCGTCACCGCCGTCAACGCCGCCAACTGGGCCGAGACCTACGCCTACGACGACGCAGGCAACCAAACCCACGCCACCTGGCCCACCAACCACCCCGACCCCGCCGCCCAAGGCCCCCGCACCTACACCGGCACCCGCATCACCCGCGCCGGCTCCATCCGCTACGAACACGACGCCCTCGGCCGAGTAACCCTCCGCCAAAAAACCCGCCTCTCCCGCAAACCAGACACCTGGCACTACACCTGGAACCCCGAGGACCGCCTCACCACCGTCACCACCCCCGACGGCACTATCTGGCACTACACCTACGACCCCCTAGGCCGCCGCACCGCCAAACACCGCCTCACCCCCGACCGCACCACCACCCTCGAATCCACCCACTTCACCTGGGACGGCCCCACCCTCACCGAACAATCCACCACCACCCCAGGCTCCCCCCAATCCCTCACCCTCACCTGGGACCACCAGGACCTAACCCCCCTAACCCAAACCGAACGAAAGCTCTCCACGTCCGGCCTGCCCTCCGCGCCACAAGAGGTCATCGACGAGCGTTTCTTCGGCATCGTCACGGACTTGGTGGGAACTCCGACGGAGTTGGTGTCCAGTTCGGGAGAACTTGTCTGGAGAAATACAACCACCCTCTGGGGATGCACTTCTTGGAATGCAGACGCCACAGCCTATACGCCCCTCCGCTTTCCGGGTCAATATTTCGACCCGGAGACACAGTTGCACTATAACTTCTATCGTCACTATGACGCATTCACATCTCGGTACATCAGCGCCGACCCCCTGGGCCTCGCTCCGGACGATAATAACCTTTCCTACGTAACTAATCCCCACGCGTGGATAGACCCACTGGGCCTGTCTCCTTGTGAGCCGCCCGCAGTAGCCGAGACCAGAGCAGGGAAAGGCAGCATAGTCAGCGATCACCCAATGCCATTTAACGAAGCACTGAAGGCAGGTGCGGATTTCCTCGGAGAAGGGTATAGAGAGCTTGGAAAGAACACGTGGGTCTTCCGAAGCGCCGACGGGTTGCGGCAGTTCAGAATAGACCGGGACTCCCTGGCGGGCGGGCACTGGCCGCACGTCCCTCATGTCCATTTCGAGATATACGAGAACGGCCAGGCCAAGAAGGCGTTCGTAAACAATCACGTTCCCCTGACCGACTACTAG
- a CDS encoding colicin immunity domain-containing protein — translation MTYQLGADVTRNVLSSGSSYAQLWLRSGKKRVAPLAVNGKTDLGSLRRMVAGCWESGADEVLLAHPLHTNSSVPVMHTAASVSSLQEAARQWRGHLLLVSSSFDGALLFPAPGYALIAGDCRFLSGAVSEGIDQARANFSRYAKRVESKWPSLTEIARSFPPRKGAWSKPDDVATESGTAEQLNLMRSLADGRISPTHFAADWTAARRRAMKEGDRVRSPLSVALNEVFCALEDYSIDPAYKEPEDLTDEELVARVREVLDGLVRQK, via the coding sequence GTGACCTACCAGCTCGGCGCAGACGTGACGAGAAACGTCCTTTCCTCGGGTAGCTCTTACGCGCAACTTTGGCTGAGAAGCGGGAAGAAGCGAGTAGCGCCACTAGCCGTTAACGGTAAAACTGACCTCGGTTCTCTCCGCCGCATGGTTGCGGGGTGCTGGGAGAGCGGGGCAGACGAAGTGCTGTTGGCTCACCCATTGCATACGAACAGCTCCGTGCCAGTGATGCACACGGCGGCATCGGTCTCGTCTCTGCAGGAGGCTGCGCGGCAATGGCGTGGTCACCTATTGCTTGTGTCATCGTCTTTCGACGGAGCCTTGCTGTTCCCAGCGCCTGGTTATGCCCTCATCGCAGGCGACTGTCGTTTCCTGTCGGGGGCTGTATCCGAGGGTATCGACCAGGCGCGCGCCAATTTTTCCAGGTACGCAAAGAGAGTCGAAAGCAAGTGGCCGAGCCTAACTGAGATTGCCAGATCATTCCCGCCGCGCAAGGGCGCCTGGTCGAAACCCGATGATGTGGCTACCGAGAGCGGAACGGCCGAGCAGTTGAACCTCATGCGGTCTCTCGCAGATGGACGCATATCCCCTACCCATTTCGCCGCGGACTGGACGGCCGCACGGCGTCGGGCCATGAAAGAAGGTGACCGCGTGCGTTCTCCACTCAGTGTAGCTCTCAATGAAGTGTTTTGCGCCCTTGAGGACTACTCGATCGATCCTGCTTACAAAGAACCAGAAGACCTTACGGATGAAGAGCTGGTTGCGCGAGTACGCGAGGTCCTCGATGGTCTCGTACGCCAGAAGTGA